The DNA segment CAACACTTCCCCTAACCAATCGAGCGCCCTTAAATCTTTAAGGGAACTTTTGCCATAGAGCGGCAAGAGATTCACTCGCGCAAAGGTATCTAGGGGTTTAAGCCTGCCTTCATGCAACACGGGGATATTCCCCAACGGCAAATAAGACAAAGGCTCAGCCCTAGCTTGGGGAGATAAAAAAATTGCTAATATAAATGTCACCCCTAAGAAAATTTTTCTAAAGCGGGCTGAGGCTTGCAGGGGTTTGTCCCTGTCGCTTCGCTCAGGATAAACTCCGGCTTCCATATCCATGGATATGATGCCATGGAAGCCGAGACTTTGAGTGCGTCCGGCGGCCGTAACCGCCGGACGACACGGACCCCGGAAAGCCTCAGCCCGCTTCAGAAAAATTTTCTTAGGAGTCACCTTTATTCTCATCGCGATTTTGCCTTAAAAATAAGTTTGGGAACTTGAATGAGCAAATGAACCAATAACCCAATGCACATGATCAAACTCGAAATATAAGGAAATAGCCTGCCCACATTTTTCACCACCGCTAAAACCGTGGTTTCTTGCCCATCACCTTCAATAAAAGAAGCTTGAAAGAAGGTATAATTTTTATACCGCAAGGGCTGATTCATTTGAATCACACTGCGTTGCTGAATGCCTTCATCAATCAGTGTGACAACTGATTTGTAACTTCGCGCTTTATTGGTACCAGGGTAAATTTGTTTTTCAAAATCGATCAAATGAATGCGAAACGGCAAATAGGTTCTGGCCCTTCTGATTTCTAATTCATAAATTTTACCACCCACCCGCAGGGTTTGGGCAACCGGCATGAACTCTAGCAAGGCATAGGTCCCATTGGTTAAGGTATCAGCCCCATCGATTTTAAAAAATATCCCAGCACGGTTACGCTCGTCTTCTTTATCTAAGGGAAGTGACGCCAGATCAAAATTTTTAGCAAAACCACGGTAAGACAAATCGGCTGGTTGATTGCGACGAATCGGGTCACAATTTTTGCAAAAACTTAACACTTGGATTTTAAAAGGCAGTAGATCGGTTTTTAAAACCGAACCGGGTTTCAACCAACCTTGGGTAAAATTAGTTTCTTGGTCACTATCTTCGGGTGAAGTATCCCTCACCACCAATTCTACGTTATGATAATCTCTCACAAAGTTAGAAGTCGCCCCTTCTTGAATCACCATACTACCTTCGGTACTAAACCCTGCAGTAAGAAAAGCCCCCACCAGCAACAATAAAACCCCCAGATGGGTAATAATAATTCCCAAGTTTTCTTTCTTCCAAACACTTTTAAAGATTAAAAAGAAAACTAAATTAATAAAAATAATCCCTAACGTTGTATAACCACCCGGCAAGGGCGCCGGCCCAAACCATAAAATAAAAGAAGAAAAATATTGTTGTTGGGCTTGAAACAACCCAACATATCTTTGCGCAATAGTCCCTACCACCACCAAGACCATTAGCCAAAAGAGACAATAGAAAACAATTTCGGTTTGAGTTAAAAATTCAGCGATGTTTTGAAGAATTTTTTTTAATTTGGAGCGACGAACGGTCATCTTTAATCAATACCTTTATCTTTTGGCAAGCGATTGGCAAAGACTCACAAACTTACTTTGATTATAAACAAGAGTTTCTTCAGGGCCTGCCATTTTTACAAAAACAACTTGATCGGCCATAGCAATCGAGGCCACAAAAATCGCAGCACTGGGATTTGCATCGTTGATAATTTTAAACCAAGCAAAAGGCCCCAAGGCCCCCTTGGCTCGTTGGGTAACTTTTTCTAACTCCCCTTCATTCAAGGGGCCCAAACCCACTTGCTCACGCCACCGATTCACATTAGCGATCACCCCACCGGCCTGCCCTGCCAAGACCACAATTGAAACATCCGCAGCACTGTCTGGGTTCCCATCTTTTCCTGGTGCCATAAAACTGGCCAACCGTATGGACGAACTCGAGGGTTTTTCTTGCCAATCTTGAGGGGTTTTCCAATGCAAGGTGCCATGTCCTTGGGCTTGACCTTGACTAATGGTTAGCTCAGGTGAAGATTGACCATGAGGAGAAGACATCGAGGTAGGTGGTTGAACCTCTTTAGGAACCGAGTGAGTTTTGACCGATCGCCCATCTTGGCAAGCCGTTAATAAGCCCATAGCCACAGACAAGGCTAAACCACATAAGATTATTCGCATTTTTTGTAGATCCTTCCATTTTTCTTAACAGGCTTTGTGGCCATATCATCCTCATTTTAGGAAGTAAAGACCTAGGATAAGAATTCCCCTACTGTCTCTGCAAAACATCATATCCTGAGATGATTTGCATCATTTGTTTTTTTTAGGGATCTGCAACATGCTTAATAGCGCCATGCTACCCAGAAGAGGGCGTTTGCCCTATTGTCAATTTTTGCCGTTTTTGTTTTTGTTGATCCTTTTTATAGGCCCTTATGGTTGTGGTAGCGGTTCTAATGAACCCGCGGATTCTGACCCAACCGGAACGGGTGAGACCGAACCCGAGGGTGGTTCAACCGGCGCCGAAACGGGCACTTCGGGTAAAAAACCCTGGACCTATCACCCTGAAAATTGGGCCGACAAAACCGCTCACCCGACTGCCTTTGCCTCTGATCCAGAATCTTGCAAAACCTGTCATGGCAATAACTACGACAAAGTCATGCAAGGTAAAAGCTGTTACACTTGCCACAACTTTCCCCATAACAATGTGTGGAAAGATATTCATGGCCAACAACTTAAACCCGAAGCCATCCAAGATTGTCAGAAATGTCACGTATCTAGTAATAATGTGGCCCTTGAAGGCACACCCCAATCTTGTAACAGTTGTCACGACAAACTGAGTTGCCTTGATTGTCACGATCAAGCTAAAGCCGGGCGTCGCAAGATTGTAGGCCCAGGCGGTGATTTTTCTCTTGGCCAACATCATGCCAGTGGAGAGGTCAATCAAGAAACTTGCCTCACTTGTCATTATATGAACGACCACTGGTCAGGGGTGGTAAAACTTAAAGACCCCGATGCAGGCGTTGGCATGGTTTATAATTTCAACCCTCAAGACCCTGAAAGTGTTGAGGCTTTCTGTGTCAACTGCCATGACCAAGACGGTGCCACCGCCCACGGTGGATTAACCCCCTTTAACGATGGCAAAACGGTGCCTAACATTAAGGGTGTAGAAGGTAGCCTGTGGGCTGATTCCGCTCACAACCAAATTAATTATCAAGCCAATAGCAACAAACCCTTGTCGTGTTTAGGCGACGGCATCAAAACCGGGTGTCACAGCAATGGTCACGGCTCTGATATTGAAAAGATGTTGAGCGTGGCCGGGCCCATCAACAACTTGTGCGATCAATGCCACACTGATGAAAAAGTTTTGAACCAAGCCTTATCTGGAAATGAACTGGCCAACAACATCCAACAGGCCTTTAGTTTAGAAGGCGATACGGCAAGCATGCACAATTTAGGGACCCAGTTTACCATCAACGCAGGGGACCCCAACGAGAAAACCTTTACCCTGCAATGTACCACCTGCCACAACCCACACGTGGTCACGGGGAAATATTGGGATGCCGAAGCCGGCAAATCTCCCATCACACGACCTGATTTAGCAAGCGATCCAACCGAAAATCCCCGCGCCATGGGCGACACCCTTTGGGGCGTGAGCAATGACCAAAAAATGAGTAGTTACGCAGGGGTAGCGCTCGCTTCATCGTTCAATCAAGCGGGGAATTTTCAAGATGCCGCTGGCGGCCCTGGCAATCAGTTGCCCGACTATGTCACTTTTTGCACCGATTGCCACGCGGAGCCAGGTCCCTCACCTTTTGGGCTAAATGATGGCCCTGGATGGGACGATTCGAAAAAAAGTTGGGATAGCGACCCCCATGGGCGTTACCCAGCCAACTTACCTGCCTCTAAATGCCCTAACGACCCGGCCTGCGGTGATGCAACGGAGGGTTGGCCCAAAACGCCGTTGGGCAAGGGTTTTATGCAACGGCTGCTTCCACCCTACGATCAAGGCAAAAGAATAGCCGGTTTTAATTACGTGCTCTCGTGCACCGATTGTCACGAGGCCCATGGCTCTGTTAATAAAAACTTGATTCGTTCCAACCTTAATGGCACCTCTACTCCAGATTCAAAATGGAATAACCTTTGCCTGACTTGCCATAAAGTAGACCAGTACATGATCAGCATGTCAGGAATTGGTCAGCATTGTGAGAGCTGTCACGGTTACGGCCAAAACCCACCGCAGGCTTATATGCCGGGCTCCATCCATGGAATGGAGAAAAATAAAAATGGGGATATTAACAACCCCAATAACACCACGCTGATTTTTAATTCTGAACTCGTCGCCTATTTGCGCTTTGATCGAGTTAATTCAAATAATCCGAATCTCAATCTCTATGCCTTGGAAGATTCAGGACATTACCATCAAAATGCCCGCGGCTTTGACCTCAATTCACCCACCGATGATAACACCACCCATGTGGATGTGAATTTTGGCCACCTCCATGTTTTAAGCCAAATCACTCAGCAATGCGTGGCGCTGGGGGCTTTGGAAGATAAAAATGCCTATGGTTGCAGTGTTAACCTCGATGGTCAAAATGATTATTTGGAATTAGGTGTAACTCATAGTGTTTGGCCACCCTCGGTGTTTGGGCCTCATCAATTTTTTGAAATGAAAAACAATGCCTCGGTGATGGCTTGGGTTTTTCCCAATGTTGCCCCGATTCAAAACTTTACCATCCTCTCCAATGCCAGTGAAGACCCTACTGTTAATTATAGCCTCTACCTAATCCCTGATGGAGAGGCGATGCGAGTTGTGTTTAAAGTAGCAGTTGGCAACAATACCTGGCGCGGGGCCTGCAGCAATGTCGCCATCCCGGCTAATGGCTGGTCGCACGTAGGTGCTACCTTTGATGGCGACGCTGTCCAAAAAATAAAGATCTATATTAATGGGGTGCAAAGTACGGCTGCCGATCCTAATGTCTGTGGCTTGTTGCAACCCAACGCTCAAGAAACGCAAATCCAGGCTGGCCAAGATGAAGCCACCTGTGTGCCTTTTACCGTTGGGGCAAGCTCCAATGAACAACCCTGCATTCAAGAATGGCCACCACCGCCTATGGGTGCCTTTAACTGGAACACCGGCAGTAATTTCTTTAATGGTAGGATCGACGAAGTCAAAGTTTACAATACAACCCAAGAAGATTTTCAAAGTTTAATGGCTCCGCCCTTGCCACCGCCTTGGTTCCCCAATTGATATCATCATTGATGATCTCAATCATATAAACACATGATTTGTTTGTTTGCCTTCTGGCTTCGTTGGATCTAATGTGGGCACCGCTTAGTTAAGAATAATCTTATTTATCAAATGGAGGATTGCGATGAGAAATCATAAATCAAAACCAGTCATGCTCATGAGCCTACTGGCTTTGTTCTCTTTTTTACTCAGTAGTTCTGTTTATGCGGGTGCTAAAGACATTTTTGTTAAACAAAAATGCAATAAGTGCCACGAATGGAAAGCTCAAGGGGTTGAGAAATTACCTGCTGAACCAGACGCCCCACCCCCCGACCCCAAGTTTAAACCTGACCTCTCCAAGTTGTCAGACAAAGTAACGGGCGACAAAAAAGAATACCTAAAAAAGTGGTTGAATAAAGAAGTTCAACGCGATGGCAAAGACCACAAGAAACGTTTTGCCGGCACTCCAGAAGAACTTGAAACGCTGGTGAGTGCACTAGCCGCACAATAAGCGAAAATATTCAGAAGCTAGGCAGGATGATCAAGCCTGCCTAGCTTTTTTATTTTGAGAATCGTGGACCATGCCCACCTATTTTTTGTTTTGGAAAGATTTAATCAAACAAGTCATCTTCGGCCCCAAACTTTATTATGCCTGGCTTGGGTTTTTATCGATTTTCATTGTCATTGGGATTGCAGGCTATATTCAACAATTTCAGCATGGCCTTATTGTCACCAACATGACCGATCAAGTTTCTTGGGGTGCCTACATCGCCAATTTTACCTACATCGTAGGTTTGGCCGCAGCCGCCGTCATGCTGGTCATCCCAGCTCATATTTATAAATTTAAATGCATCAAAGAAATCGTGCTGATTGGTGAGCTCTTGGCCGTTGCCTCCATTATTATGGCCATGTTGTTTGTAATGGTTGATATGGGCCGACCCGATCGCCTTTGGCACCTCATCCCCGGTTTAGGCCGGATGAACTGGCCCATGTCGATGCTCGCTTGGGACGTCTTGGTGCTCAATGGATATTTGCTTTTGAATTTGCATATTCCCGGCTACGAACTTTACAAAGACTATAAAGGTGAACCTCCTTCAGAGGCTTATCACAAACCTTTTATTTTCATTTCTATTTTCTGGGCCATTAGTATTCATACCGTCACCGCGTTCTTATACCAAGGCTTAGGGGGTAGACCGCATTGGAACTCCGCGGTGATTGCCCCACGATTTTTGGCCTCTGCCTTTGCCGTAGGTCCCTGTTTTATTCTTTTGACCTTACAAGTCGTCGAAAAATTTAGCCGCTTTCACGTGGAAAAAGAGGCTTATCATATTTTAAAAAGAATTATCGCGGTGGCGATGATCATCAATTTGTTCTTACTCATGTCTGAAGTCTTCAAAGAATTCTACACCGATTCAGGGCATAGCGCTTCGGCCAAATATTTATTTTTGGGGCTGCACGAAAACCACTTACTAGTTCCTTTCATTTGGACGGCTATTGGTTTGAATATTTTTTCCACCCTAACTTTCGCGATCCAAAAATTAGGGAGGAACCAAATCATCATTAATGTTGCCGCCGTGGCGGCCATTGTGGGGGTTTGGATCGAAAAGGGAATGGGGTTGATTGTCCCTGCCTTTATTCCTTCTCCCTTGGGCGATGTTGTGGAATACACCCCATCTCTGGTCGAAATTCAGGTGTGTGCCGGCATTTGGGCCATTGGGCTTTTCCTGCTGACGATTTTTCTTAAAGCCGCCATCCCCATTCACACCGGCGAATTAAGATTGCAACGCGAAGAATCCTACCCCGGAGAATTCTCAGATAAGCCCTGGGAAAGACTCTGAAAATTGGCTGATCTTAATCATATGAGTGGCTGAGCATACCCATTGAGCTAAAACCCCATTGAGCTTAATTTAAAAGAAGCTATGAAACTCAACTATCGAAAACTAACGGGCTTGGCCATGGGCTTAGCTTTTATAGTTTCAACCTACCAACCGCTGTGGGCCGAGCCCCCAACCCCTGAATCAACCGAAAGCGCCCCTGAAAGTCTTCCGAGTTTTCCCGTCATCCCACGCATCCCTAAACTTAACATGTACCCTTGCACCGACTGTCATATGGGAGACAAAGATTACAACAATCAAGAAAGAGAATTAAAAGAAGAACACATTGAAATGGCCGCCCATTTCAAAAATGGCGATAAAGACCAACGTTGGTGTCACACCTGTCATCACGAAAAAGACTATCTTCATTTAACCGCACAAAACGGCCAGATCGTAACTTTTAACGAAGCTTATGTGGTTTGTGGCCAATGCCATGGCACAATTTTACGCGACTGGAAAAAGAACATCCATGGAAGAAGGGTTGGTAAATGGGTTAGCCCGGCCGAGGCCCAGGCCACTAGCTGTACCGAATGCCACAATTCTCACGGGCCCAAATTTAAAGCCTTAAAACCTATGCCACCCCCTGTACTGCCGAGAGGGAAAAAGGCCCCGAAGGAACATAAGGTAGAACATCAAGCAGGGCATTAGGAGCTTTTATGATGGATGAAAAAAAAGAAAATAGAAGTTCAGAGCTTTTAGCAAGGGCCCTAAATCAAGAAGTGCCAAGACGTTCTTTTCTTAAAGGTCTTGCCGTAGGAACGGCCCTGGCAACGGTTGCCCCCAGCAAAACAGCAGAGGCCTTTTCGCTAAGTGATTTTTTCAAAAAACATTATAAAGAATTATCGCCCCAAGAAAAAACCGCCATGCTGGCTCGCATCGAGGCCGAAACCAAAAAACGTTACGGCGTGGATGTAAAAGTTGAAGACCCTCCACCGATGAATGGCGTTGAGTTTGTTTATTGCCTCAATCTTTCTAAATGTATCGGTTGCCGAAAATGTGTGTATGCCTGCGTTAAAGAAAACAACCAATCCCGGGATCCGCAAATTCAATATATTAAGGTGCTGGAAATGCCCAAGGGCTCACTCGATGTGCATGAAGGCAACATGTATTACGATCATGCAGAAGTCCCGCAAAAAGACAAATTTTATATGCCTGTGCAGTGCCACCAATGTAAGCATCCGCCCTGCGTCAAGGTGTGCCCGGTAGAAGCCACCTGGAAAGAACCCGACGGCATTGTGGTGATCGACTACGATTGGTGCATTGGTTGCCGTTATTGTGAGGCCGCTTGCCCCTACGAGGCTCGCCGGTTCAATTTTACGGATCCCAAAATTCCACCCGAAGAAATCAACCCCAATCAAGGTTATCTATCAAACCGTATTAGGCCACGCGGTGTCATGGAAAAATGCACCTTCTGCCTACACCGCACCCGCAAAGGCTTATACCCAGCTTGTTTGGAGGTATGCCCCACCGGTTCTCGAAAATTTGGAAATATCTTAGACCCCAACAGCGAAGTGCGAGCGGTGATTCAACACAAAAGAATTTTTGTTTTAAAAGAAGAATTAAACACCATGCCACGATTCTTATACTTCTTTGATTAATGAATGGATGCCGGGTCCCCGGATCAAAGTCCAGGGCAGGCTTGCCCGGCATGACGTCATCCCGGGCCTGACCCGGGATCCATATATGACTAGGAAATCTTATGCGTACCTATCTTATTTTTTGGAAAGCCATGCTTCGCCAGTCTGTCGTGGGTTCTAGGGGTTATTATATTTGGCTGCTGATTTTGCTCTTTTTTATTGCCCTGGGTGTTGTTGGCTATATCCAACAATTGCGGCATGGTCTTATTGTCACAAATTTAAGTGATCAGGTCTCATGGGGCGCCTATATCTCTAACTTTGCTTTTGTGGTTGGCATAGCCGCCGCTGCGGTCATGTTGGTCATTCCGGCTTATGTTTACAAATTAAAATCGGTTAAAAAAATTGTGTTGGTGGGTGAGCTCTTGGCGGTGGCAGCTATTATTGTGGCCCTCTTATTTGTCGTTGTTGATATGGGCCGCCCCGATCGCCTCTGGCACCTCCTCCCCATTTGGGGTCGGGTGAACTGGCCACAATCGATGTTGGGCTGGGATGTCATCGTGCTCAACGGCTATTTACTTTTAAATTTTCACATCCCCGCCTACGAACTTTACAAAAAATATACAGGCCATCCCCCTTCCGATCTTTATTACAAACCGTTTATTGTCATTTCCATTTTCTGGGCGGTGTTTTTACTTTTGGTCGAGGCCTTTTTGTACGTAGGTTTGGGAGGAAGGCCTCACTGGAACGCAGCGATCCTCGCACCCCGATTTTTTACGGCGGCTTTTTCAGTAGGGCCTGCCTTTATTATTTTAACTTTGCAGCTGCTTGATAAATACACCCATTTAGATGTGGAACAAGAAGTTTATCTTGTGCTTAAAAGAATCGTCGCCGTGGCCCTACTTTTCCACCTCATTTTGCTCGTAGCAGAAGTTTTCAAAGAATTTTATACCGATTCAACCCACGGCGAATCAGCTCGTTATCTTTATTTTGGTTTACATGGCTACCATGGGCTTGTTCCCTTCATCTGGACTGCCATTGCTTTAAATGTTTTTGCCACCTTAAGTTTTGCCATCCCCAAATTCAGTCGCAACATGGTACTTATTAACATCGCTGCGGTAGCGGCCTTCATTGGTATTTGGATTGAAAAAGGCATGGGGCTTATTGTGCCTGGTTTTATTCCCACTCCCTTAGGCGACATTGTTGAATACTTCCCTTCATGGATTGAACTACAAATTTGTGTTGGCATTTGGGCCACGGGGCTATTACTCTTCACCCTCTTCCTCAAAGCTGCCATCCCCATTGAAACAGGGGCATTGCGATTGAAAAACTTAAAAAGCTAAACACCTGATGAAGATCATGAGTTTTTATTGTTTAAATCATTTAGAGAATTTTTAGTTGTGTGGTATTGAATAAGTGTAGTTACTCAAGTCAATCCCAAAATGCAAAGAAAGAAGCATGCGTTTGTTGATAAAGCTTAAAAACTTTCTCTCTCGTAGCCTTGCCCTTCTCCTCTTGATAAGCGTGGTCAGTTTGGCTAAGGCCGAAGAAAAAAAGAAACATCTCGTTTCCGGTTCTCTCACCAATAAGTACAAATTTCGAGCCACCAACGGTTTTTCCGATAATGACTTAGAATCTATCTTAACTTTAAATGTTGGCAACCCTCGCGCCAATCGCTTCTCTTTCTCCGCCCAAGGTGGTGGTATTTTTGATCTCGATGGTAAAAAAACCGATTCTTATTTTTCGGATATCTACAATAGCTTTCCCGATGCGGCCGTTGGCCGGCTTTATTACGCCTATCTTAATATCAACAAACTTGGCCCCATCGATCATGTGCGGGTTGGCCGCCAGCGTTTGTTTCTGTTAGAATCTCATTATTTCGATGGCCTCTCCATTGAAACGGTTCCCTTGGCGGGTTTTGTACTCACCGTCTTTGGCGGTACCCCCGTTCACCTCTATGAAAATCAAATCGGCATGGATTGGGGTGATTGGATGGCCGGTGCCTCTTTACAATGGAACCCCATTAGCAAACTGCGCCTGCGTTTTGATTACACCCATTTAAAAGATCAAACCTCTGGCTTTCGCGTGAGTCAAGGTGATTTAGAAGATGATCTGTTTGGAATCTCGTTTTGGGCCAACCTTACCAAAAACATCGAACTCTATGGCCGTTTTACCTCTTTCTCTGATGAAGTCCGCGATGCTGAAGCCGCTCTGAACTTTCAATTCCCCGAGCAAGACTTAACCGTTCGCCTCAATTATTTTAGACTGCTCAAAGGCTACGACATTCGCGTTACCGATTGGGACGCCTTTGGCATTGCCGGTTCCTATGTCCCCTACAATCAAGCTGGCCTAAGTGTCACCAAGGGCTTGGGGGAAAAGTTTAGCGTCGATGGCGGGTTTGTGCTGCGCAAGCTCGACAACAATCAAACCGCTTCTGCCTTTAACCACGGCTACCTCAGGGGCTTTGTGTCACTCGGCAGTCAAGACTTTCTTGCCAAAGGTCTTGAAATGAACGCCACCTTTGATTATTACCACGGCATCGATAACACCTTGAAAAACGACTACTACGGTGGCTCTTTCGGCATTAGCCAACAACTTTTGAAAAAACGTTTGAAGCTGGGCGCTGGCACGGCCTTTTATCTCTATCGCTACAATCTCTTGACTGGCAACGAATCTGACAATGTGCAAACCTATTTTGCCAATGTCGAAGCCAAGATCTTGAAAAATCTCAAGGCCAAGGCCGCTTACGAATTTGAAGACAATGACTTTGATAACTTTCACGAAATGAAGTTGAGTTTAACATGGGATTTCTAAAACTTAGAGTCATCTTACTACTTTTAATCTCGGTCACTTTTTTGATGGCCAATAAGAATTGTAAGCGTTCTATCACCTGGGGTGACACCAATAAAAATTTCGTTTCTAAATGGGAAGACGAACATAAAGACGTTAATTCCAACACCTATTGCGGTGAATGCCACGATGATGCTCGTTCTTGGAAAAAATCCCCTAATGTGCATGACAGCCACGGCATTGCTTGGGAGCGCGAACACGGTAAATTCTCGCAGGCCAAATATGGCTTTCAACAACAAAATGTCTGTTCGCTCTGCCATACCGATTCTTCTTGCACCTCCTGTCATATGCAAGAACCACCGCAAAACCACACCATGTTCTGGAAACAACGCGGCCATGGCTTGGCAGTCGGCCTCGATCGCAACAAATGCGCCACCTGCCACTACAGTGCCGATTTTTGTGAACGTTGCCACTCAGAAACCGAACCCAGGGATCACAATGCCCTTTGGGGTTCTAGGCAAAACAATCACTGCTTGAGCTGCCATGTGCCCGTGTCTTCTTCTGGCGCTCAAAAATGTGCCGTCTGTCATCAAAGCACGCCCTCGCATAGCTCGGCGCCAGCTCAACCTAACAATGCTATTCATGTGTCTGGGGTTAATTGCCGCACGTGTCATAACCCAGCACCTCACGCTGATAATGGAGACTCTTGTGAAACCTGTCATCAATAACTTAAAGGGGAAAACCATGAACGGTGGAACCTTCAATCTAAAAAGAATATCCGGCCTATTTATAACTTATGTATTTGTGGTGTTTCTAGCGGGTTGCGGCACAACCGCCACCACCCCACAAACCACCGGCATCTTGGGTACCGCAGAAAATACCGTGGGTGATCCAGTTGTGGGCGCTCTGGTTTGTTTGATCCCAGCGAGCGCAATCAGCGAAATTGGCCTCGACATCGACGAATTTTCTCCAACGGCCACGGATGACGAACCCTTAGAAGACTTATCAAGCAATTGCACCACAGGCACCTATCAAACCGCTACCACCGATTCGAACGGTGATTACAGCTTTGCTACGATCACAGAGGGAACTTATTTTATTTATTTAAAGCCCGCTGATACTGATACTGGGCATCTCCCAGGCGGTAGCCTCTGCCGAACCTCACGCTATTTAAGCAATACCGCGCTTGATCTTGATATTGAAGTATCCACCGTGCCTTCTTCTTCCGCAACTTACGTTGGTTCTACCACCTGTCTTTCCTGCCACACCAACAAAGAAACCGTTAAACACACGGGGCATCAATTGGGCCTACGCAATCCCGGAGAAGATGGCGGAAACCAAGATAAAAGCACCTTTGAAACCGCTACGGGTATTACTAATTTCGATGCAGCTTTAGATAGATTTGAAGACGACACCATAGTCTATTTTTATGATTACGATAGCACGCGTGGCTTTGACAAATTTAAAACCTCAGAGACCGATCCGGGCACCACTTGTACCTTGGGTGACTCCTCCGATACCACGGGTGTTTTCTTTACGGTCCGACTTTTTAAAGACGGCTCCACGTACAAGATGACCTTAACGAATGTGTGTAATCCTTCTGACACCAATTCTCCTGCCACTTATGATGTCGATTTCAGCTATGGTGGGGGTGTTTATAAACAACGTTATTTTACCTTACTCACGGTGGGTGATAGCAATAATATTAGTGGTAGTAGTGGTTACCACGTCCTTCCCCTCCAATACCATCAAGAAGGCAGTGATTCTTATGGGCCACGCACTCGCAAGATTTGGCGTGATTACAATGCCTATTCCGGCTGGTATACTTTTAGCACTCAACTTTTGAGAACCCCTGCCAATTCTAAATCCTTTGACAACAACTGTGCGGGTTGTCATTTCACCGGTTATACTTTGACCGGCAATAGCACGGATGGCTACATGGCAACGGCTGTCGCTGACACCAACGGTCATATGTGGTACGGCACTAAACA comes from the Deltaproteobacteria bacterium genome and includes:
- a CDS encoding cytochrome c biogenesis protein ResB codes for the protein MTVRRSKLKKILQNIAEFLTQTEIVFYCLFWLMVLVVVGTIAQRYVGLFQAQQQYFSSFILWFGPAPLPGGYTTLGIIFINLVFFLIFKSVWKKENLGIIITHLGVLLLLVGAFLTAGFSTEGSMVIQEGATSNFVRDYHNVELVVRDTSPEDSDQETNFTQGWLKPGSVLKTDLLPFKIQVLSFCKNCDPIRRNQPADLSYRGFAKNFDLASLPLDKEDERNRAGIFFKIDGADTLTNGTYALLEFMPVAQTLRVGGKIYELEIRRARTYLPFRIHLIDFEKQIYPGTNKARSYKSVVTLIDEGIQQRSVIQMNQPLRYKNYTFFQASFIEGDGQETTVLAVVKNVGRLFPYISSLIMCIGLLVHLLIQVPKLIFKAKSR
- a CDS encoding 4Fe-4S dicluster domain-containing protein → MDEKKENRSSELLARALNQEVPRRSFLKGLAVGTALATVAPSKTAEAFSLSDFFKKHYKELSPQEKTAMLARIEAETKKRYGVDVKVEDPPPMNGVEFVYCLNLSKCIGCRKCVYACVKENNQSRDPQIQYIKVLEMPKGSLDVHEGNMYYDHAEVPQKDKFYMPVQCHQCKHPPCVKVCPVEATWKEPDGIVVIDYDWCIGCRYCEAACPYEARRFNFTDPKIPPEEINPNQGYLSNRIRPRGVMEKCTFCLHRTRKGLYPACLEVCPTGSRKFGNILDPNSEVRAVIQHKRIFVLKEELNTMPRFLYFFD
- a CDS encoding c-type cytochrome, coding for MRNHKSKPVMLMSLLALFSFLLSSSVYAGAKDIFVKQKCNKCHEWKAQGVEKLPAEPDAPPPDPKFKPDLSKLSDKVTGDKKEYLKKWLNKEVQRDGKDHKKRFAGTPEELETLVSALAAQ
- the nrfD gene encoding polysulfide reductase NrfD, producing the protein MRTYLIFWKAMLRQSVVGSRGYYIWLLILLFFIALGVVGYIQQLRHGLIVTNLSDQVSWGAYISNFAFVVGIAAAAVMLVIPAYVYKLKSVKKIVLVGELLAVAAIIVALLFVVVDMGRPDRLWHLLPIWGRVNWPQSMLGWDVIVLNGYLLLNFHIPAYELYKKYTGHPPSDLYYKPFIVISIFWAVFLLLVEAFLYVGLGGRPHWNAAILAPRFFTAAFSVGPAFIILTLQLLDKYTHLDVEQEVYLVLKRIVAVALLFHLILLVAEVFKEFYTDSTHGESARYLYFGLHGYHGLVPFIWTAIALNVFATLSFAIPKFSRNMVLINIAAVAAFIGIWIEKGMGLIVPGFIPTPLGDIVEYFPSWIELQICVGIWATGLLLFTLFLKAAIPIETGALRLKNLKS
- the nrfD gene encoding polysulfide reductase NrfD, with protein sequence MPTYFLFWKDLIKQVIFGPKLYYAWLGFLSIFIVIGIAGYIQQFQHGLIVTNMTDQVSWGAYIANFTYIVGLAAAAVMLVIPAHIYKFKCIKEIVLIGELLAVASIIMAMLFVMVDMGRPDRLWHLIPGLGRMNWPMSMLAWDVLVLNGYLLLNLHIPGYELYKDYKGEPPSEAYHKPFIFISIFWAISIHTVTAFLYQGLGGRPHWNSAVIAPRFLASAFAVGPCFILLTLQVVEKFSRFHVEKEAYHILKRIIAVAMIINLFLLMSEVFKEFYTDSGHSASAKYLFLGLHENHLLVPFIWTAIGLNIFSTLTFAIQKLGRNQIIINVAAVAAIVGVWIEKGMGLIVPAFIPSPLGDVVEYTPSLVEIQVCAGIWAIGLFLLTIFLKAAIPIHTGELRLQREESYPGEFSDKPWERL